The following proteins are encoded in a genomic region of Bacillus sp. FJAT-22090:
- the resA gene encoding thiol-disulfide oxidoreductase ResA, with the protein MDKKKKRFYMRLVILGLMIGAIGLTIYSNLTKEKNAILQVGDYAPDFALVDMNGEEHQLSEYKGQGVFLNFWGTWCKPCEREFPLMDKQYQEYKDQGLQILAVNIGESDFQVQKFVDRKGLTFPVLIDDNKSVMETYNINPLPTTFLVNPEGKIEKIITGEMNEETIKRYMEQIMPSI; encoded by the coding sequence ATGGATAAAAAGAAAAAAAGGTTTTACATGCGTCTAGTTATATTAGGATTAATGATTGGAGCTATCGGCTTAACCATTTATTCAAATTTAACTAAAGAAAAAAATGCTATATTGCAAGTAGGGGATTATGCCCCTGACTTTGCGCTTGTTGATATGAATGGAGAAGAGCATCAATTATCGGAATATAAAGGACAAGGTGTCTTTCTAAATTTTTGGGGAACTTGGTGTAAACCATGTGAAAGAGAATTCCCTCTCATGGACAAACAATATCAAGAATACAAAGACCAAGGCCTTCAAATATTAGCAGTAAACATTGGTGAATCAGATTTCCAGGTTCAAAAGTTCGTAGATCGTAAAGGCTTAACTTTCCCTGTATTAATTGATGATAATAAAAGTGTAATGGAAACGTATAATATCAATCCTTTGCCTACAACCTTTCTAGTAAATCCAGAGGGGAAAATAGAAAAAATAATTACAGGCGAAATGAATGAAGAAACCATTAAACGTTATATGGAGCAAATCATGCCCAGCATATAA
- a CDS encoding disulfide oxidoreductase, whose amino-acid sequence MVNRSLLFAWVVSIIAMVGSLFFSERMGFIPCTLCWYQRILMYPLVIFLGIAFYRNDRTIYTYILPLSVIGMLVSSYHYALQKIPSMHEFSACTSGVPCSGQYINWFGFVTIPFLALIAFTFITIMMLMLWKRK is encoded by the coding sequence ATGGTAAATAGATCTCTACTGTTTGCATGGGTTGTTTCCATTATAGCGATGGTTGGAAGTTTGTTCTTCAGCGAACGAATGGGCTTTATACCATGTACACTTTGTTGGTATCAAAGAATTTTGATGTATCCTCTTGTTATCTTTTTAGGTATTGCTTTTTATAGAAATGACAGAACAATATATACGTATATTTTACCTTTGTCTGTTATAGGGATGTTGGTTTCTAGTTATCATTATGCACTTCAAAAGATACCTTCCATGCATGAATTTAGTGCGTGTACGAGCGGAGTTCCATGCTCAGGTCAATACATTAACTGGTTCGGGTTTGTGACGATTCCTTTTTTGGCACTCATAGCTTTTACGTTTATTACAATTATGATGCTAATGCTTTGGAAACGTAAATAA
- a CDS encoding DsbA family protein produces MSKKIFWVIGIVAVCLIAIVVLTDAKEKAVDINYEGQPFLGEESALVEIVEFGDYKCPHCGEFNNSLFPIINQELVETGKAKFYFMNYSFIAADSTTSAQFAETVYKELGNEKFWEFHHLLFANQTTETGQTNLMTEDFLKAVLAEVANPEETEKVMLAFKEGKGKEGWDKDMSIANSLGVTATPTIFVGGKEFTGGTMDDLAKMVDEAASDGK; encoded by the coding sequence ATGTCTAAGAAAATATTTTGGGTGATCGGTATAGTTGCGGTATGTCTTATAGCGATTGTTGTGTTAACGGATGCTAAAGAAAAGGCAGTCGATATTAATTACGAAGGACAGCCGTTTTTAGGGGAAGAATCTGCCCTAGTTGAAATAGTTGAATTCGGTGATTACAAATGTCCACATTGCGGGGAATTCAATAACAGTCTCTTTCCTATAATAAATCAAGAATTAGTTGAAACAGGAAAAGCGAAATTTTACTTTATGAATTATTCATTTATTGCAGCTGATTCAACGACATCTGCACAATTTGCGGAAACGGTTTACAAAGAGCTTGGAAATGAAAAGTTTTGGGAATTCCATCACCTATTATTTGCAAATCAAACAACAGAAACTGGGCAAACGAATTTAATGACAGAAGACTTCTTAAAGGCAGTATTAGCAGAAGTTGCAAATCCTGAGGAAACAGAAAAAGTAATGCTTGCATTTAAAGAAGGCAAAGGCAAAGAAGGATGGGATAAAGATATGAGTATCGCAAACAGCCTAGGTGTCACAGCAACTCCAACAATCTTTGTCGGCGGAAAAGAATTTACTGGAGGAACAATGGACGATTTAGCCAAGATGGTGGATGAGGCGGCTTCTGATGGTAAATAG
- a CDS encoding M56 family metallopeptidase yields the protein MSKRQSSIMFIVSLVISGIIFLQMALYIISMLAGWNVKFNIVAVCHSTLKAIGLSSLEYVLDALVVYTVLLVLWKMGSQIIHASRMKRRFQQYREKKLTTKMNKMYGSGEEDILVISYPSPIAITMGFIRPKIVVSTGLINLLNEEELKAVIAHENFHQENRDPFKIFLLSLCSSTMRYIPILKWFNQKYRIIQEVLADEFAIEKQETSVYLGSALLKILKVGKQEKMPFTYASFADTSVNYRIQYILNPLKDVEWKVPVREAFLSLAIFILICIFFIYALA from the coding sequence ATGTCAAAACGTCAATCATCAATTATGTTCATCGTATCTCTTGTCATTTCCGGAATAATCTTTCTTCAAATGGCTCTATATATTATCTCGATGTTAGCAGGATGGAACGTTAAGTTTAATATAGTTGCAGTTTGTCATAGTACCTTAAAAGCAATTGGATTATCCTCACTTGAATATGTCCTTGATGCACTTGTTGTTTATACCGTTCTCCTTGTCCTTTGGAAAATGGGGTCACAAATAATACATGCATCCAGAATGAAAAGAAGGTTTCAGCAATACAGAGAGAAAAAGCTGACAACCAAAATGAATAAGATGTATGGTAGTGGAGAAGAGGATATTTTAGTCATCTCTTACCCAAGTCCAATCGCAATAACTATGGGGTTTATACGACCTAAAATTGTCGTTTCAACAGGTTTGATTAATCTATTAAACGAGGAAGAACTAAAAGCTGTAATAGCTCACGAAAATTTTCATCAAGAAAATCGTGATCCATTTAAGATTTTTTTACTCTCACTATGTTCTTCGACAATGCGCTATATTCCAATTCTTAAGTGGTTTAATCAAAAATATAGAATCATTCAGGAAGTATTGGCTGATGAATTCGCAATCGAGAAACAAGAGACATCTGTGTACTTAGGGAGTGCATTGTTAAAAATATTGAAAGTCGGAAAGCAAGAAAAAATGCCTTTTACCTATGCATCCTTTGCGGATACATCTGTAAATTATCGAATTCAATATATTTTAAATCCCTTAAAGGATGTTGAGTGGAAGGTACCTGTGAGGGAAGCGTTCCTGTCGTTAGCTATTTTTATCTTAATCTGTATATTTTTTATTTACGCTTTAGCGTAA
- a CDS encoding BlaI/MecI/CopY family transcriptional regulator — MLIRKFNKNESGLNRFFGPLEAKIMDILWNDVEMTIKDVQQVLDREKGTNFNTVMTVMNRLVEKGILQKRTEGRSSLYKPVLSRDKFLHTQSKEMTNELMDEFGTVVVSHMLDALEDVDDDLVAKLEKKIKELKKDK, encoded by the coding sequence GTGTTGATTCGAAAGTTTAACAAAAATGAAAGTGGGTTGAACCGCTTTTTCGGACCGCTTGAGGCAAAAATAATGGATATCTTATGGAACGATGTTGAAATGACAATAAAAGATGTTCAACAAGTTCTGGACCGTGAAAAGGGGACCAATTTTAACACGGTTATGACTGTTATGAATCGACTGGTCGAAAAGGGGATTCTTCAAAAGAGGACTGAAGGAAGATCTTCATTATATAAACCAGTTCTATCGAGAGATAAGTTTTTACATACGCAGTCAAAGGAAATGACGAACGAATTAATGGATGAATTTGGAACTGTTGTCGTTAGTCATATGCTAGATGCACTAGAAGACGTTGATGACGATTTAGTCGCTAAACTCGAGAAAAAAATTAAAGAATTAAAAAAGGATAAGTAA
- a CDS encoding VOC family protein, whose translation MQNKRFISLTIGLLVLLSLFFLFKENEETYEIYNTNSPSRVKEVNLIVSDVDKLSTFYQQVIGFDILKVEHNKVTLTADGKTPLLVLEEVENSVEKPLGTTGLYHFAILLPDHSSLGTMLLHLSETEYPMQGASNHQYSDALYLADPDGNGIEIYADLPPANWERDKDGGYAGGSYPIDLENLLKQATPSWNDLPENTRIGHMHLQASELEITEQFYVDGLGFDIKSKGNGSLFLSKDHYHHHIALNIWSGTGLPAPPANSRGLKRFTIIFTQEELNKAKTQLRRLDFPFEENDSYILVKDPSGNTLEIIAK comes from the coding sequence ATGCAAAACAAACGATTTATTAGCTTAACCATCGGCTTATTGGTGCTCCTATCACTATTCTTTCTGTTTAAAGAAAATGAAGAAACCTATGAAATATATAATACTAATTCACCTTCTAGAGTGAAAGAAGTGAACTTGATCGTATCTGATGTTGATAAATTATCTACTTTTTATCAACAAGTAATCGGCTTTGATATTTTAAAAGTAGAACATAATAAAGTTACCTTAACTGCTGATGGTAAAACACCTTTGCTAGTACTAGAAGAAGTTGAAAACTCAGTAGAAAAACCTTTAGGAACAACCGGACTCTATCATTTTGCTATTCTATTGCCAGATCATTCAAGTTTAGGAACTATGCTCCTTCATTTATCGGAAACCGAATATCCTATGCAAGGTGCATCAAATCATCAGTATAGTGATGCTCTTTATCTAGCAGATCCGGATGGAAACGGTATTGAAATTTACGCAGATCTTCCTCCAGCTAATTGGGAGCGAGACAAAGACGGTGGTTATGCAGGTGGTTCTTATCCGATCGATTTGGAGAATTTGCTCAAACAAGCAACTCCTTCTTGGAACGACCTTCCAGAGAATACACGTATTGGCCATATGCATTTGCAAGCTTCTGAACTTGAAATAACGGAACAATTTTATGTAGACGGCCTTGGTTTTGATATTAAGTCAAAAGGAAATGGAAGTCTGTTTTTATCAAAAGACCATTACCATCATCATATTGCATTAAACATATGGTCCGGCACTGGTCTCCCTGCACCTCCAGCCAATTCTAGAGGATTAAAGAGGTTTACGATTATTTTTACACAAGAGGAATTAAATAAAGCTAAAACACAACTGAGACGGTTGGATTTTCCCTTTGAAGAAAACGATAGTTACATACTTGTAAAAGATCCATCAGGAAATACCCTTGAAATTATAGCTAAATAA
- a CDS encoding DNA topoisomerase III: MKKSVVIAEKPSVARDIARVLNCHKKGNGFLEGDKYIVTWALGHLVTLADPEAYDSKYKTWNLEDLPMLPNDLKLVVIKQTGKQYNAVKSQLVRTDVSDIIIATDAGREGELVARWIIDKAKVNKPIKRLWISSVTDKAIKEGFQNLKPGKAYENLYHAAVARSEADWYIGLNATRALTSKFNAQLSCGRVQTPTVAIIAQREEEIKNFKPKTYYGIEAHTDQQLKLTWVDSKTNDTRTFTKEKVEQIIAKIDKKQGTVVEVDKKHKKSFAPQLYDLTELQRDANKIFGYSAKETLGIMQKLYEQHKVLTYPRTDSRYLSSDIVETLPERLKSCGIGQYRQLANKVLQKPIKANKAFVDDSKVSDHHAIIPTEEIVNQANFTDKERKIYDLVVKRFLAVLYPPFEYEQITVKAAIGDETFVAKGKTILSSGWKEVYENRFEEEDNADDMKEQILPRIEKGDKLSIKYVTETSGQTRPPARFNEGTLLTAMENPAKYMGTQDKELAKTLDKTGGLGTVATRADIIEKLFNSFLMEKKGKDIYITSKGKQLLDLVPEDLKTPALTAEWEQKLEAIAKGKLNKNVFISEMKNYTKTIVSDIKKSEKKFKHDNISSKTCPDCGKPMLEVNGKKGKMLVCQDRECGHRQNVARVTNARCPQCKKKLELRGEGEGQIFTCKCGYREKLSAFNERRKKTSGGKADKRDVQKYLKKQNKEEEPVNNALAEALKNLKL; encoded by the coding sequence ATGAAGAAAAGTGTAGTAATCGCAGAAAAACCTTCAGTTGCTCGTGACATAGCACGAGTATTGAATTGCCATAAAAAAGGAAACGGCTTCCTAGAAGGCGACAAATACATTGTGACTTGGGCATTAGGACATCTCGTAACACTTGCTGATCCTGAAGCATACGACAGTAAATATAAAACATGGAACTTGGAAGATTTACCTATGCTCCCTAACGACTTAAAGCTTGTCGTGATTAAGCAAACGGGTAAGCAATACAATGCCGTGAAAAGTCAATTAGTCCGTACAGATGTAAGTGATATCATTATCGCAACAGATGCTGGTCGTGAAGGTGAATTAGTAGCAAGATGGATAATCGACAAAGCTAAAGTAAATAAGCCAATTAAACGTCTTTGGATTTCATCCGTAACAGACAAAGCAATTAAAGAAGGCTTTCAAAATTTAAAACCAGGTAAGGCTTATGAAAACCTTTATCACGCTGCAGTTGCCCGCTCAGAAGCAGATTGGTACATTGGATTAAATGCAACAAGAGCACTTACGAGTAAATTTAATGCACAGTTATCATGTGGACGCGTACAAACCCCAACCGTTGCAATAATAGCGCAAAGAGAAGAAGAAATAAAAAACTTCAAACCCAAAACCTATTATGGAATTGAGGCTCATACAGATCAACAACTAAAACTCACTTGGGTCGATAGTAAAACAAACGATACGCGAACATTTACGAAAGAAAAAGTAGAACAAATAATAGCAAAAATAGATAAGAAGCAAGGTACAGTTGTGGAAGTGGATAAAAAACACAAAAAAAGCTTTGCACCGCAACTCTATGATTTAACCGAATTACAACGCGATGCCAATAAAATATTTGGCTATTCTGCTAAAGAAACGCTTGGTATTATGCAAAAATTGTATGAGCAACACAAGGTACTAACATACCCACGAACGGATTCCAGATACCTTTCAAGCGATATCGTAGAAACTTTACCAGAACGCTTAAAGTCATGTGGCATTGGACAATACAGACAACTAGCAAACAAAGTTTTACAAAAACCAATTAAAGCAAATAAGGCTTTTGTAGATGATAGTAAAGTATCCGACCATCATGCAATCATCCCAACAGAAGAAATTGTAAATCAAGCAAACTTTACGGATAAAGAACGAAAAATTTATGATTTAGTTGTAAAACGCTTTTTAGCTGTTTTGTACCCTCCATTCGAATATGAACAAATCACAGTGAAGGCTGCTATTGGAGATGAAACATTTGTAGCTAAAGGGAAAACAATTCTTTCATCTGGGTGGAAAGAAGTATATGAAAATCGCTTTGAAGAAGAGGACAATGCCGATGATATGAAGGAACAAATACTTCCTCGCATTGAAAAAGGCGATAAATTATCTATTAAATATGTAACAGAAACTTCCGGTCAAACAAGACCTCCAGCTAGATTTAATGAAGGAACTTTACTTACAGCTATGGAGAATCCAGCAAAATATATGGGTACCCAAGATAAAGAGTTAGCAAAAACACTCGATAAGACGGGTGGTCTTGGAACTGTTGCGACAAGAGCAGATATTATTGAGAAGCTGTTTAATTCTTTCCTTATGGAGAAAAAAGGAAAAGATATATATATCACATCAAAAGGGAAACAATTGCTTGATTTAGTTCCAGAGGACTTGAAAACCCCAGCCCTTACTGCGGAGTGGGAGCAAAAGTTAGAAGCAATCGCAAAAGGAAAATTAAACAAAAATGTTTTCATCAGTGAAATGAAAAACTATACAAAAACAATTGTCAGTGACATCAAAAAGAGTGAGAAGAAATTTAAGCATGACAATATCTCCTCGAAGACATGTCCTGATTGCGGTAAACCTATGCTTGAAGTGAATGGTAAAAAAGGTAAAATGCTCGTATGTCAGGATCGTGAATGTGGTCACCGTCAAAATGTAGCAAGAGTGACAAATGCTCGCTGCCCACAATGTAAGAAAAAGCTTGAACTTCGCGGTGAAGGCGAAGGGCAAATTTTCACATGTAAATGTGGCTATCGCGAAAAGCTCTCTGCTTTCAACGAACGTCGTAAAAAAACCTCCGGAGGAAAAGCAGATAAACGAGATGTACAAAAGTATCTGAAAAAGCAAAACAAAGAAGAAGAGCCTGTAAACAATGCGTTAGCAGAAGCTTTAAAGAATTTGAAGTTGTAG
- a CDS encoding DUF4179 domain-containing protein, giving the protein MYEKEEEMLIQSKQRLEQIEIPEQRVNDAIQEGIKKAKNKKRNRRKTLSMLSVVAILMLTLVTSIRVSPAFANAVSSIPGMERFVHLIQFDKGLEAIMENDYYEPIGVSQIKDNMTFTIDGVIIDETGAEIFYTLEAPHSIENINYTKIDLLNDDRSLIGSIGYDSPNQEHANRKEDKFSFVFAETEKFTSNEFEITFQVEMDSKNTTFQVPFTIKNEWKNGKVYSLNEEVEMDGQKISVKEIKVYPLRVAVSIEFDEQNDMEILQFEDMRIENENGEVWSSIQNGTSGFGGVGNKERTYFLQSNYFKEPKELYFKFNKVQALPKDDSYLLIDFGKKKVLKQPSEGKIEVTGIHSNSFEVKYAPIRENHMYSLFTDGENALGEVVDIPTQGTSGDGEYHFSEITLEAKDVINPVRLDFTAYPNYLDGSVSIKIK; this is encoded by the coding sequence ATGTATGAAAAAGAAGAAGAAATGCTCATACAATCAAAACAGCGATTGGAGCAAATTGAGATTCCCGAACAGCGGGTAAACGATGCCATACAAGAAGGCATTAAAAAGGCAAAAAACAAAAAAAGAAATCGTCGAAAAACACTCTCAATGCTTTCTGTAGTAGCAATTCTAATGCTGACATTAGTGACATCTATCCGAGTATCTCCTGCATTTGCTAACGCAGTTTCATCTATTCCTGGAATGGAGAGATTTGTTCATTTAATTCAGTTTGATAAAGGGTTAGAAGCAATTATGGAAAATGACTATTACGAGCCAATCGGCGTTAGCCAAATAAAAGACAATATGACGTTTACGATTGATGGAGTGATTATAGATGAAACGGGAGCAGAGATTTTCTATACGTTAGAAGCACCTCATTCTATTGAAAATATTAACTATACAAAAATTGATTTGTTAAATGACGATAGAAGTCTAATTGGTTCTATTGGGTACGACTCACCAAATCAGGAGCATGCAAACCGAAAAGAAGATAAATTCAGCTTTGTTTTTGCAGAGACAGAGAAATTTACTTCTAATGAGTTTGAGATTACGTTTCAAGTAGAGATGGATAGTAAAAATACAACCTTCCAAGTTCCATTCACTATTAAAAATGAATGGAAGAATGGAAAAGTATATTCATTAAATGAAGAAGTAGAGATGGATGGTCAAAAAATAAGCGTGAAAGAAATAAAAGTATACCCCCTACGTGTAGCAGTTTCTATAGAGTTTGACGAACAAAATGATATGGAAATCTTACAGTTTGAGGATATGCGAATCGAAAATGAAAACGGTGAAGTTTGGAGTTCCATTCAAAATGGAACAAGTGGTTTTGGGGGAGTAGGAAACAAAGAAAGAACCTACTTTTTACAAAGCAATTATTTTAAAGAGCCAAAAGAGCTTTATTTTAAATTCAATAAAGTGCAGGCGCTCCCTAAGGACGATAGTTATTTATTAATCGACTTTGGAAAGAAGAAAGTTTTGAAACAGCCATCCGAAGGTAAAATTGAAGTTACGGGGATTCATAGTAATTCATTTGAGGTAAAATATGCTCCTATACGGGAAAACCATATGTATTCTCTTTTTACAGATGGTGAGAACGCACTCGGAGAAGTAGTCGATATACCAACGCAAGGTACCTCGGGCGATGGAGAATATCATTTTTCAGAAATAACTTTAGAAGCAAAGGATGTCATAAATCCAGTAAGATTGGATTTTACTGCATATCCTAATTACTTAGATGGTTCTGTATCAATTAAGATTAAGTAA
- a CDS encoding sigma-70 family RNA polymerase sigma factor encodes MGDLEIASKAIQGEEEAFIQLMQMHKKVLYHTAFAFLRNEHDAVEALQEVTFRAYQKIHTVKEPQYMKTWLIRIMMNYCQDHLKKNKRYISNEFLQEMGYYTDNTNLEMEEAIASLSSAEQQLIFLKYFQDTKIKEIAEIKNIPEGTVKSGLHKALKSLRNFLTEKGDIDHV; translated from the coding sequence GTGGGGGATTTAGAGATAGCAAGTAAAGCTATTCAAGGGGAAGAAGAAGCATTTATACAGTTAATGCAAATGCATAAAAAGGTACTATATCATACAGCATTTGCCTTTCTAAGAAATGAACATGATGCAGTGGAAGCATTGCAGGAAGTTACATTTAGAGCCTATCAAAAAATACATACAGTAAAAGAGCCGCAATATATGAAAACATGGCTTATTCGAATCATGATGAACTATTGCCAGGATCATTTAAAAAAGAACAAACGATATATTTCCAATGAATTTCTACAAGAAATGGGCTACTACACAGACAATACTAATCTAGAAATGGAGGAAGCCATTGCCTCCTTGTCTAGTGCAGAGCAGCAGTTAATATTCCTTAAATACTTCCAAGATACAAAAATTAAAGAAATAGCTGAGATAAAAAATATACCAGAAGGAACCGTAAAATCGGGACTTCATAAAGCGCTAAAGTCATTGAGGAATTTCCTGACAGAGAAAGGGGATATAGATCATGTATGA
- a CDS encoding NADPH-dependent FMN reductase, whose protein sequence is MKILLVDGTIIGTKTGVILEQVKDYIENLNKNYTLEIVSLANYEHQFVDGRPFENYNDDMKLLVSKFEQADGYIIATPIFQGSIPGVLKNTFDFLHPKTMRYKPVSIVANGGTYQHHLVIENQLKPILDYFRCLVTPNYVYTHSSHFDKNNVIVEEDVHERLRELARVFVQYVEMSKTLCKEPIDTH, encoded by the coding sequence ATGAAAATTCTACTTGTAGACGGAACAATTATTGGTACGAAAACAGGAGTTATTTTAGAACAAGTGAAAGACTATATAGAAAATCTTAACAAGAATTATACGTTAGAAATTGTAAGTCTAGCGAATTATGAACATCAATTTGTGGATGGTAGACCATTTGAAAACTATAACGATGACATGAAGCTGCTTGTTAGTAAGTTTGAACAAGCAGACGGATATATTATTGCAACACCTATTTTTCAAGGATCTATCCCTGGAGTATTGAAAAATACATTTGACTTTTTACATCCAAAAACAATGCGCTACAAACCAGTATCTATTGTAGCAAATGGCGGGACATACCAACATCACCTAGTAATCGAAAATCAGCTTAAGCCAATTTTGGACTACTTCCGATGCCTTGTCACCCCAAATTATGTGTACACACACTCTAGCCATTTTGACAAAAATAACGTCATTGTTGAAGAAGACGTACATGAACGTCTCCGAGAACTCGCTCGTGTATTTGTACAATACGTAGAAATGAGTAAAACACTTTGTAAAGAGCCAATCGATACGCATTGA
- a CDS encoding NAD(P)H-binding protein: MTARITKGSDLYLLLDGWHSEMEKRTAIVVGATGFTGSFLVKQLCESEEYVAVSIIARRDITYKHPKLDVTIKDFDMLEEKDLEIADDLFCCLGTTMKKAKTKENFEKVDFMYPLQIASLAKKRGIQHVLVISAAGSSKKSPFFYSRIKGKMEQELMDLNLPQLSIFRPTLLTGDRGEFRFGERLAEGVFQLLNPLLIGPFKRFRSIEGKQLAFAIYHYAVHGNKNNVNIYKALPILEAKPIIEEDEQPIPREELFNWEKRKDIFVEKEKIED; this comes from the coding sequence ATGACTGCAAGAATAACGAAAGGCTCAGATCTCTACTTATTACTGGATGGGTGGCATAGTGAAATGGAAAAAAGAACAGCTATCGTTGTTGGTGCAACGGGATTTACTGGAAGCTTTTTAGTAAAACAGTTATGTGAAAGTGAAGAATATGTTGCAGTTTCAATTATTGCTAGAAGAGACATTACATATAAGCATCCAAAACTGGATGTAACAATAAAGGATTTTGATATGTTGGAAGAAAAGGATTTAGAAATTGCAGATGATCTATTCTGTTGTTTAGGAACAACGATGAAAAAAGCGAAAACGAAGGAGAACTTTGAAAAAGTGGATTTTATGTATCCTCTTCAAATTGCTTCGTTGGCAAAAAAAAGGGGGATACAGCATGTGCTTGTCATTTCTGCAGCGGGTTCTAGCAAAAAATCTCCGTTTTTTTATAGCCGTATAAAAGGGAAAATGGAGCAAGAACTTATGGACTTAAATCTTCCGCAGCTGTCCATTTTCCGTCCGACCTTACTTACAGGGGATCGAGGAGAATTTCGATTTGGGGAAAGGCTTGCGGAAGGAGTATTCCAACTGCTCAATCCACTATTGATTGGCCCTTTTAAGCGCTTTCGTTCTATTGAAGGTAAACAATTAGCTTTTGCAATATACCATTATGCAGTCCATGGAAATAAAAATAATGTGAATATATATAAAGCTTTACCTATTTTAGAAGCAAAACCAATTATAGAAGAGGATGAGCAGCCGATTCCACGAGAAGAATTGTTTAATTGGGAAAAACGAAAAGATATATTTGTAGAAAAGGAAAAAATAGAAGATTGA
- a CDS encoding SE1832 family protein, translating to MTKQQLQAQIAELKMDYIRLQGDMEKLESNGHPTQIENAERRLAKMEEDLAELNKQLAEL from the coding sequence ATGACAAAACAACAACTACAAGCGCAGATAGCTGAGTTAAAAATGGATTACATCCGTTTACAAGGAGACATGGAAAAACTGGAATCAAACGGCCATCCCACTCAAATAGAAAACGCCGAACGTAGACTAGCCAAAATGGAAGAAGACCTTGCAGAACTAAACAAACAGCTCGCGGAATTGTAA